A region of Quercus lobata isolate SW786 unplaced genomic scaffold, ValleyOak3.0 Primary Assembly Scq3eQI_181, whole genome shotgun sequence DNA encodes the following proteins:
- the LOC115973293 gene encoding PRA1 family protein B3-like, with protein sequence MASPPTLPISNSQTNSTATTQPITTPAFRSFISRLSSSIRHGFSQRRPWSELVDRTSMTRPESLTEAYSRIRKNLAYFRVNYLTFISLVLAFSLLSHPISLLVLLSLLAAWTFLYFFRPSNQPLVILGRTFSDRETLIGLSLLTVVVVFLTTVGSLLISALMVGFAIVCAHGAFKVPEDLFLDDQEPANSGLLSFLGGAASSAAAAAAPVAARV encoded by the coding sequence ATGGCCTCTCCACCGACACTCCCAATCTCCAACTCACAAACCAACTCCACCGCCACCACCCAACCCATAACCACGCCCGCTTTCCGCTCGTTCATCTCACGCTTATCCTCCTCGATCCGCCACGGCTTCTCTCAACGCCGCCCATGGTCCGAACTCGTAGACCGGACCTCCATGACCCGACCCGAATCCCTCACCGAAGCCTACTCTCGGATCCGAAAAAACCTCGCCTATTTCCGCGTCAACTACCTCACCTTCATATCCTTGGTCCTcgctttctctctcctctctcacccAATCTCTCTCCTCGTTCTCCTCTCTCTCCTCGCCGCGTGGACTTTCCTCTACTTTTTCCGTCCGTCCAATCAGCCTCTCGTCATTCTCGGCCGCACGTTCTCAGATCGCGAGACCTTGATCGGTCTCTCGCTCTTAACCGTCGTCGTCGTTTTCCTCACCACCGTCGGATCGCTCCTCATCTCGGCGTTGATGGTCGGCTTCGCGATCGTGTGCGCTCACGGTGCGTTCAAAGTTCCAGAGGATCTCTTCCTTGACGATCAAGAGCCAGCGAATTCCGGATTGCTCTCCTTCCTCGGCGGCGCTGCCTCTTCCGCCGCCGCGGCCGCCGCTCCTGTCGCCGCACGTGTCTGA
- the LOC115973289 gene encoding probably inactive leucine-rich repeat receptor-like protein kinase IMK2 → MANQALLLNNFYKYPFQILEFLMKRRAGWHCCISLNKKEKWKVQSKIHDPFHFLGFLKDLFLCSHFLLLFLLPVCFTKPVSSEIWDGVVVTQADYEALQAFKHELDDPRGFLRSWNDSGYGACSGGWTGIKCAQGQVIVLQLPWRGLGGRITEKIGQFQALRKLSLHDNVIEGSIPSSLGLLPSLRGVQLFNNRLSGSIPPSLGSCPLLQTLDISNNLLTGTIPDSLANSTKLYRLNLSLNSFSGSIPVSLTRSPSLMYLALQHNNLSGSIPNSWGGALEKNNFQLRSLAVDHNFFSGSIPASLGTLSELEEISLSNNQIIGSIPVEIGRLSRLRTLDISNNAINGSMPASVSNLSSLVLLNLESNNLDNQIPQDLDRLHKLSVLNLRRNQFRGSIPTTFGNISTLTQLDLSFNNLSGEIPASLADLRNLVSFNVSYNNLSGPVPTALSQKFNASSFVGNVQLCGFSGSISCPSQAPPSPKGSNAHHRNLGTKDIILIAAGALVIVLLVLCVILICCLMRKRAASKAKNGQATERAGAARAEKGVPPVGGEVEAGGEAGGKLVHFDGPMVFTADDLLCATAEIMGKSTYGTVYKATLEDGSEVAVKRLREKITKSQREFEAEVNVLGKIRHPNLLALRAYYLGPKGEKLLVFDYMRKGSLATFLHARGPDTPIDWPKRMKIAQGMTRGLFYLHTHENIIHGNLTSTNVLLDEHTNAKIADFGLSRLMTAAANSNVIATAGALGYRAPELSKLKKANTKTDVYSLGVIILELLTGKSPGEALNGVDLPQWVASIVKEEWTNEVFDLELMRDASTIGDELLNTLKLALHCVDPSPSARPEVQQVLQQLEEIRPEVASSSGDDGAGVPSTSE, encoded by the exons ATGGCTAACCAAGCTTTACTTTTgaacaatttttacaaatacCCTTTTCAGATTCTTGAGTTTCTGATGAAAAGGAGGGCGGGTTGGCATTGTTGTATTTCACTCAATAAGAAAGAGAAGTGGAAGGTTCAGTCTAAAATCCATGATCCTTTTCATttcttggggtttttgaaaGATCTCTTCCTTTGCTCCCactttttgttgctttttttgCTACCAGTATGTTTCACTAAGCCTGTTTCAAGCGAGATTTGGGATGGGGTAGTTGTCACACAAGCTGACTATGAAGCACTTCAAGCATTCAAGCATGAATTAGATGACCCCAGAGGGTTCTTAAGGAGCTGGAATGATAGTGGCTATGGAGCTTGTTCAGGTGGTTGGACTGGAATTAAGTGTGCACAAGGACAGGTTATTGTACTCCAGCTTCCATGGAGAGGACTTGGAGGCCGAATCACTGAAAAGATTGGCCAATTTCAGGCTCTTCGAAAGCTTAGCCTCCATGACAATGTTATTGAAGGTTCAATCCCTTCCTCATTGGGGCTTCTCCCAAGTCTCAGAGGAGTTCAGCTATTCAACAATAGGCTTTCAGGTTCAATCCCTCCTTCATTAGGTTCATGTCCTTTGCTCCAAACACTTGATATTAGTAACAATTTACTCACTGGGACAATCCCAGATAGTCTTGCAAACTCTACCAAACTTTATAGGCTTAATCTAAGCCTCAATTCGTTTTCGGGTTCAATCCCTGTTAGCCTCACTCGCTCTCCTTCCCTTATGTACCTTGCTCTCCAACACAATAACCTCTCTGGCTCTATCCCAAACTCGTGGGGTGGAGCACTAGAAAAGAACAACTTTCAACTTAGGTCATTGGCCGTTGATCATAACTTCTTCTCTGGAAGCATTCCAGCTTCTTTAGGCACATTAAGTGAGCTTGAAGAGATTTCGCTTAGTAATAACCAGATTATTGGATCAATCCCAGTTGAAATAGGGAGGCTTTCTAGGCTAAGAACATTGGATATCTCTAATAATGCCATAAATGGAAGCATGCCTGCCAGTGTCTCTAATCTATCCTCACTTGTTCTTTTGAATCTTGAGAGCAACAACCTTGATAACCAAATCCCACAAGATCTTGACAGATTACATAAACTTTCTGTTCTAAATTTGAGGAGAAACCAATTTAGGGGTAGCATTCCCACTACTTTTGGCAACATTTCCACTCTTACACAACTAGATTTATCCTTCAATAATCTTAGTGGAGAAATCCCAGCTTCCCTTGCTGATctaagaaaccttgtttctttcAATGTTTCTTACAATAATCTCTCTGGTCCTGTTCCCACTGCTCTCTCTCAGAAATTTAATGCAAGCTCTTTTGTGGGGAACGTTCAGCTATGTGGGTTTAGTGGTTCAATTTCATGTCCTTCCCAAGCACCCCCATCTCCAAAGGGATCAAATGCCCATCACCGCAATCTAGGTACCAAAGACATAATTCTCATAGCAGCTGGAGCCCTCGTCATTGTTCTGCTCGTTCTTTGTGTCATATTGATCTGCTGCTTGATGAGGAAAAGAGCAGCATCAAAAGCAAAGAATGGTCAGGCCACAGAAAGAGCCGGTGCTGCAAGGGCTGAAAAGGGGGTCCCACCTGTTGGGGGTGAAGTAGAAGCAGGCGGAGAGGCAGGGGGGAAACTAGTCCATTTTGATGGACCAATGGTTTTTACAGCAGATGATCTTTTATGTGCTACCGCAGAGATAATGGGGAAGAGTACTTATGGAACTGTCTATAAGGCCACATTGGAGGATGGGAGTGAAGTTGCTGTgaagagattgagagagaaaataacTAAAAGTCAGAGAGAATTTGAAGCTGAGGTTAATGTTCTTGGGAAAATCAGGCACCCAAATCTATTGGCACTCAGGGCTTATTACTTGGGACCCAAAGGAGAAAAGCTTCTTGTTTTTGATTACATGCGTAAAGGGAGTCTTGCAACATTCCTCCATG CTCGTGGTCCTGATACACCCATTGATTGGccaaaaaggatgaaaatagcGCAGGGCATGACTCGCGGCCTATTCTACCTTCACACACATGAGAACATCATACATGGGAACCTCACATCCACCAATGTCCTGCTTGATGAGCACACCAATGCCAAAATTGCAGACTTTGGCCTCTCTCGGCTAATGACAGCTGCTGCTAATTCTAATGTGATTGCTACTGCAGGAGCATTAGGCTATCGAGCACCTGAGCTTTCAAAGCTCAAGAAAGCCAACACGAAAACTGATGTATACAGTCTTGGGGTTATCATATTGGAGCTCCTAACAGGAAAGTCTCCTGGTGAGGCATTGAATGGTGTGGATTTGCCTCAGTGGGTTGCCTCTATTGTAAAAGAGGAGTGGACAAATGAAGTTTTCGATTTAGAGTTGATGAGGGATGCATCTACAATTGGTGATGAGTTGCTAAACACATTAAAACTGGCTTTGCATTGTGTTGATCCTTCCCCGTCAGCTCGACCGGAAGTTCAGCAGGTTCTCCAGCAACTAGAAGAGATTAGACCCGAGGTAGCTTCCAGTTCAGGTGACGATGGAGCTGGAGTCCCTTCAACAAGCGAGTAG